In Microbacterium sp. 1.5R, the following are encoded in one genomic region:
- the ftsW gene encoding putative lipid II flippase FtsW, translating into MTQVERPPRSDPGSTGSRGLAARVSLGRRFTPVSTEFLMIASAALMLTIFGLVMVLSATSATAVSKGENPMDGALRQGIFAVLGVPLMFLISRLPITLLKRMAWPALFGSIALQLLVFTPLGIEDGGNRNWIMIAGFTLQPSEFLKLALALWIGYVLMRKQTMLGTWHQVFIPVVPVGALAIGTVIAGKDLGTAMVLVIILLGCLFFSGVKLRLFILPVLLGVVAVIALAVTSPDRMRRITATCSDMSAYTGDCYQSIHGIWGMASGGIFGVGLGNSQEKYGWLPAAGNDFIFAIVGEELGLIGCIVVLALFTLFTIGAFHIIRKTADPFIRVAAGGITVWITGQAVFNIGVVIGLFPVMGVPLPFMSQGGTALLAVLIACGVLLSFARTIPVAEGRSAARTPSAGRGKVTR; encoded by the coding sequence ATGACGCAGGTCGAACGCCCCCCGCGCTCTGATCCCGGCAGCACCGGCTCCCGCGGTCTCGCGGCGAGAGTGTCGCTCGGGCGTCGTTTCACCCCCGTGTCGACCGAGTTCCTGATGATCGCATCGGCGGCGCTGATGCTGACGATCTTCGGCCTCGTGATGGTGCTCTCGGCGACGAGCGCGACCGCGGTCTCGAAGGGTGAGAATCCGATGGACGGCGCGCTTCGGCAGGGCATCTTCGCCGTGCTCGGCGTGCCGCTGATGTTCCTGATCTCCCGACTCCCGATCACGCTCCTCAAGCGCATGGCGTGGCCGGCACTGTTCGGTTCCATCGCGCTCCAGCTGCTGGTCTTCACCCCGCTCGGCATCGAGGACGGCGGAAACCGCAACTGGATCATGATCGCCGGGTTCACCCTGCAGCCGTCGGAGTTCCTCAAGCTCGCCCTCGCGCTGTGGATCGGCTACGTCCTGATGCGCAAGCAGACCATGCTCGGCACCTGGCATCAGGTCTTCATCCCCGTGGTGCCCGTGGGAGCCCTGGCGATCGGAACGGTGATCGCCGGCAAGGACCTCGGCACCGCGATGGTGCTGGTCATCATCCTGCTCGGCTGCCTCTTCTTCTCGGGGGTGAAGCTCCGGCTGTTCATCCTGCCGGTGCTGCTCGGCGTCGTCGCCGTAATCGCGCTGGCCGTCACGAGCCCTGACCGCATGCGTCGCATCACGGCGACGTGCTCCGACATGTCGGCGTACACCGGCGACTGCTACCAGTCGATCCACGGGATCTGGGGAATGGCGTCGGGAGGAATCTTCGGCGTGGGGCTGGGCAACTCGCAGGAGAAGTACGGCTGGCTGCCCGCCGCCGGCAACGACTTCATCTTCGCCATCGTCGGCGAAGAGCTCGGCCTGATCGGCTGCATCGTCGTGCTGGCCCTCTTCACGCTGTTCACCATCGGTGCCTTCCACATCATCCGCAAGACCGCCGATCCGTTCATCCGGGTCGCAGCCGGCGGGATCACCGTCTGGATCACCGGTCAGGCCGTGTTCAACATCGGCGTCGTGATCGGACTGTTCCCCGTCATGGGAGTGCCGCTGCCGTTCATGTCGCAGGGAGGAACGGCTCTCCTCGCCGTCCTCATCGCGTGCGGAGTGCTGCTGTCGTTCGCGCGCACGATCCCCGTCGCCGAGGGTCGTTCGGCGGCACGGACCCCTTCAGCAGGGCGGGGTAAGGTCACACGGTGA
- the murD gene encoding UDP-N-acetylmuramoyl-L-alanine--D-glutamate ligase — MSTDERLATLTSWNADWSGLRVAVLGLSMTGFSVADTLTELGADVLVLTESAEEEYAKLLPVIGARLELGTLDRVPEALTAFAPEVIIASPGFPPSHTVIRWAQDAGIALWGDVELAWRLRDKVTRADGSPADWVLITGTNGKTTTTQLTASLLVEGGLRAAPCGNIGVPVLDAVRDPAGFDVLVVELSSHQLWYLGLSETEGELYPHASVCLNLADDHLVWHGSAQAYRDAKALVYRNTRVACVYNKADEATRLMVEDAEVVEGARAIGFDLGIPGPSDVGVVEGLLVDRAFLDDRASSALELTTVADLREAGLAAPHIVQNILAASALARSLGVEPRAIHSALQSFRLDEHRIQVIARHRGITWVDDSKATNPHAAASSLRAYPGAVWVVGGDLKGVDIGELVATAGTTARAAVVIGVQRSAVVAAFERHAPGVPVFEVDAGETGQVMNRVVEIAAGIVDGEGTVLLAPAAASFDQFSSYADRGHRFAEAVRDWIDRGSTDDAGRTPPAL, encoded by the coding sequence GTGTCGACTGACGAGAGGCTCGCGACTCTGACGAGCTGGAACGCCGACTGGTCGGGCCTGCGCGTCGCCGTTCTCGGGCTGTCCATGACCGGCTTCTCGGTGGCGGACACGCTCACCGAACTCGGTGCGGACGTCCTGGTGCTGACCGAGTCGGCGGAGGAGGAGTATGCCAAGCTCCTGCCCGTGATCGGTGCTCGTCTGGAGCTGGGAACGCTGGACCGGGTCCCTGAAGCTCTGACCGCGTTCGCGCCGGAGGTCATCATCGCCTCGCCGGGATTCCCTCCCTCGCACACCGTGATCCGCTGGGCGCAAGATGCCGGCATCGCGCTCTGGGGCGATGTCGAACTCGCCTGGCGTCTGCGCGACAAGGTGACCCGCGCCGACGGCTCCCCGGCTGACTGGGTGCTCATCACGGGCACCAACGGCAAGACGACGACGACGCAGCTGACCGCGTCGCTCCTCGTCGAGGGAGGTCTGCGTGCGGCGCCGTGCGGCAACATCGGCGTGCCCGTTCTCGACGCGGTCCGCGACCCCGCCGGTTTCGACGTGCTCGTCGTCGAGCTCTCCAGCCACCAGCTCTGGTACCTCGGACTCTCCGAGACCGAAGGCGAGCTGTATCCGCACGCCTCGGTGTGCCTGAACCTCGCGGACGACCACCTGGTGTGGCACGGCAGTGCGCAGGCGTACCGCGATGCGAAGGCCCTGGTGTACCGCAACACGAGAGTCGCCTGCGTCTATAACAAGGCCGACGAGGCGACCAGGCTCATGGTCGAGGACGCCGAGGTGGTCGAGGGTGCCCGCGCGATCGGATTCGATCTCGGCATCCCCGGCCCCAGCGATGTCGGCGTGGTGGAGGGGCTGCTCGTCGATCGTGCGTTCTTGGACGACCGGGCCAGCAGCGCACTCGAGCTCACGACCGTCGCCGACCTGCGAGAAGCCGGCCTGGCCGCCCCGCACATCGTGCAGAACATCCTGGCGGCGAGTGCGCTCGCTCGCTCTCTGGGCGTCGAGCCGCGCGCCATCCACTCGGCTCTGCAGTCGTTCCGTCTCGACGAGCATCGGATCCAGGTCATCGCCCGCCATCGCGGCATCACCTGGGTCGACGACTCCAAGGCCACCAACCCGCACGCTGCCGCGTCATCGCTCCGCGCATACCCCGGTGCGGTCTGGGTGGTCGGCGGCGACCTGAAGGGCGTCGACATCGGCGAGCTGGTCGCCACGGCCGGGACCACCGCCCGGGCGGCGGTCGTCATCGGAGTCCAGCGCTCAGCCGTCGTCGCCGCATTCGAGCGACACGCGCCGGGGGTTCCGGTGTTCGAGGTGGATGCTGGCGAGACTGGTCAGGTCATGAATCGCGTCGTGGAGATCGCCGCGGGAATCGTCGATGGCGAGGGAACAGTCCTGCTGGCCCCCGCCGCCGCGTCCTTCGATCAGTTCTCCAGTTACGCGGATCGAGGACACCGCTTCGCCGAAGCGGTGCGGGACTGGATAGACCGGGGGAGCACCGATGACGCAGGTCGAACGCCCCCCGCGCTCTGA
- the murC gene encoding UDP-N-acetylmuramate--L-alanine ligase — protein MIRPDLSLPIPESISSAHFIGIGGSGMSGLAKMFLDAGIRVSGSDRADSDNLRALAAAGADVHVGHDAAHLGDADTVVHTGAIWPENPEFVTAKQRGLHVIHRSQALHWLIGSRRLVSVAGAHGKTTSTGMIVTALQQLGADPNFVNGGVIEQLGVSSATGSGELFVIEADESDGTFLLYDTAVALITNVDPDHLDHYGSDDAFHDAFVRFADAATEAVVISSDDAGALRVGAGLSHPNVVTFGQAEDADVRVTDIVAAGPVSATVSSGAESVRLQLAVPGVHNAINAAGAIAVLLSVGFGLTESAKAVEGFAGTVRRLEQHGVERGVTVYDDYSHHPTEVRAALEAMRSIAGTGRIIAIQQPHTYSRTQHMFREFADVLETYADHTVVLDVYGAREDPVPGVTGELVSGAFHDPSHVHFVADWQQAADYTASVARDGDFVVTLGCGNVYQIIPQVLESLRTTEV, from the coding sequence ATGATCAGACCTGACCTCTCCCTCCCGATCCCCGAGTCGATCTCCTCCGCGCACTTCATCGGCATCGGCGGATCCGGCATGAGCGGCCTCGCCAAGATGTTCCTCGACGCGGGGATCCGCGTCTCGGGAAGCGATCGAGCCGACAGCGACAACCTGCGCGCACTCGCGGCCGCCGGAGCGGATGTGCACGTCGGGCACGACGCGGCGCATCTCGGCGATGCCGACACGGTCGTCCACACCGGAGCGATCTGGCCGGAGAACCCCGAGTTCGTCACGGCGAAGCAGCGCGGGCTGCACGTGATCCACCGCTCGCAGGCCTTGCACTGGCTGATCGGATCGCGTCGACTGGTCTCCGTGGCCGGCGCGCACGGCAAGACGACGTCGACGGGCATGATCGTGACCGCGCTGCAGCAGCTCGGAGCCGACCCGAACTTCGTCAACGGCGGCGTGATCGAGCAGCTCGGCGTCTCGAGCGCCACCGGATCGGGTGAGCTCTTCGTGATCGAGGCGGATGAGTCCGACGGCACGTTCCTGCTCTACGACACGGCTGTCGCGCTGATCACCAATGTCGACCCCGATCACCTCGACCACTACGGGTCCGACGACGCGTTCCACGACGCGTTCGTGCGGTTCGCCGACGCGGCCACGGAGGCGGTCGTGATCTCCAGCGACGACGCCGGCGCCCTGCGAGTGGGAGCGGGGCTCTCGCACCCGAACGTCGTGACGTTCGGGCAGGCGGAGGATGCCGATGTCAGGGTGACCGACATCGTGGCGGCCGGGCCCGTCTCGGCCACCGTCAGCTCCGGAGCCGAGAGCGTGCGCCTCCAGCTCGCCGTGCCCGGCGTGCACAACGCCATCAACGCGGCAGGCGCCATCGCGGTCCTCCTCTCGGTGGGCTTCGGCCTGACCGAGTCCGCCAAGGCCGTCGAGGGCTTCGCCGGCACGGTCCGCCGCCTCGAGCAGCACGGCGTCGAGCGCGGCGTCACCGTCTACGACGACTACTCCCACCACCCGACCGAGGTGCGGGCGGCTCTCGAGGCGATGCGATCGATCGCCGGCACGGGCAGGATCATCGCGATCCAGCAGCCCCACACCTACTCGCGAACGCAGCACATGTTCCGCGAGTTCGCGGACGTGCTGGAGACGTATGCAGACCACACGGTCGTGCTCGACGTCTACGGTGCTCGCGAGGATCCGGTCCCGGGCGTCACGGGAGAGCTCGTGAGCGGGGCGTTCCACGACCCGTCGCACGTCCACTTCGTCGCCGACTGGCAGCAGGCAGCCGATTACACGGCGTCCGTCGCTCGCGACGGCGATTTCGTCGTCACGCTCGGCTGCGGCAACGTCTACCAGATCATCCCGCAGGTGCTCGAGTCTCTGCGGACCACCGAGGTCTGA
- the mraY gene encoding phospho-N-acetylmuramoyl-pentapeptide-transferase — protein MRSLIMAAAISLAFTLFLTPVFLRLFRKWGWGQVIRTPEAIENPNHEAKRGTPTMGGVIFIVGTMVGYFTATYVGGGTPALSALLVIWLMVGFGAVGFIDDYMKVRSQRSLGLSGWRKIIGQLVVMIPFGIVALNFPNAFDQTPASGSISLFRDIPWLNLFAFTAILGWALYLLWISIIGVATSNSVNLTDGLDGLAAGAGVIVVGAYSLIAFWQFKQSCVGEGVETAALGGCYEVRDPFSLAIIAASFASSLIGFLWWNAPKAKVFMGDVGSMAIGGVITAMAILTRTELLLFVIAGVFVLASGSVILQRAYFKITRGKRLFLMSPFHHHLEMRGWSEVTIVVRMWIIAGLLAISAVGLFYVEWLTRVD, from the coding sequence GTGAGATCTCTCATCATGGCGGCGGCCATATCGCTCGCCTTCACTCTTTTTCTTACTCCCGTCTTCCTCCGGCTCTTCCGGAAGTGGGGCTGGGGCCAGGTCATCCGCACCCCGGAGGCCATCGAGAACCCGAACCACGAAGCCAAACGCGGCACGCCGACCATGGGCGGCGTCATCTTCATCGTCGGCACGATGGTCGGCTACTTCACGGCCACGTACGTCGGAGGCGGGACTCCCGCGCTGTCCGCGCTTCTCGTGATCTGGCTCATGGTCGGTTTCGGCGCAGTGGGCTTCATCGACGACTACATGAAGGTGCGCAGTCAGCGCAGCCTCGGGCTCTCGGGGTGGCGCAAGATCATCGGGCAGCTCGTCGTGATGATCCCGTTCGGCATCGTCGCGCTGAACTTCCCGAACGCCTTCGATCAGACTCCGGCATCCGGCTCGATCTCGCTCTTCCGCGACATCCCGTGGTTGAACCTGTTCGCGTTCACCGCGATCCTCGGCTGGGCGCTCTATCTGCTGTGGATCTCGATCATCGGCGTCGCGACCTCGAACAGCGTCAACCTCACCGACGGGCTCGACGGTCTCGCAGCTGGCGCCGGGGTCATCGTCGTGGGGGCGTACAGCCTGATCGCGTTCTGGCAGTTCAAGCAGTCGTGCGTGGGCGAGGGTGTCGAGACCGCCGCGCTCGGCGGATGCTACGAGGTCCGCGACCCGTTCAGCCTGGCGATCATCGCGGCCTCCTTCGCCTCGAGCCTGATCGGCTTCCTGTGGTGGAACGCTCCCAAGGCGAAGGTCTTCATGGGCGATGTCGGCTCGATGGCGATCGGAGGCGTCATCACCGCGATGGCGATCCTCACCCGCACCGAGCTGCTGCTGTTCGTGATCGCCGGCGTCTTCGTCCTCGCCTCCGGATCGGTGATCCTGCAGCGCGCCTACTTCAAGATCACGCGCGGAAAGCGACTCTTCCTGATGAGTCCGTTCCACCATCATCTCGAGATGCGCGGATGGTCCGAGGTCACGATCGTGGTCCGCATGTGGATCATCGCGGGCCTGCTCGCGATCTCAGCAGTCGGACTCTTCTACGTGGAGTGGCTGACTCGTGTCGACTGA
- a CDS encoding UDP-N-acetylglucosamine--N-acetylmuramyl-(pentapeptide) pyrophosphoryl-undecaprenol N-acetylglucosamine transferase, producing MTTYLLAGGGTAGHVNPLLAVADALRARDADASILVLGTAEGLESRLVPARGYELLIVDKVPFPRRPDKQAALFPARFRRAVAQVRDHIRAHRVDVVVGFGGYASAPAYVAAGRERVPFVVHEANAKPGLANVLGARRAAATGVAFAGTPLRGGEVVGMPLRREVIELDRAASRDEAAAHFGLDPARPVLLVFGGSLGAQRLNEAIADSWGDILAADWQLLHVTGERSDLADPEVPGYTMRRYVDRMDLGFALADLIVSRSGAATVSEISALGIPALYVPYSVGNGEQRLNAASAVAAGAARLLDDATFDGDAVRRLVIPVMNDPQQLTAMQSAAEQVGTRTGTENVVALVDRALRSS from the coding sequence GTGACCACGTACCTTCTCGCCGGCGGTGGAACCGCCGGTCACGTCAACCCCCTGCTCGCCGTCGCCGATGCGCTGCGCGCCAGGGACGCCGATGCCTCGATCCTGGTGCTCGGAACGGCCGAGGGGCTCGAGTCCCGACTCGTGCCGGCTCGAGGGTATGAGCTCCTCATCGTCGACAAGGTGCCGTTCCCGCGTCGGCCCGACAAGCAGGCCGCGTTGTTCCCCGCCAGGTTCCGCCGCGCCGTCGCCCAGGTGCGCGATCACATCCGCGCTCACCGCGTCGACGTCGTCGTGGGCTTCGGCGGCTATGCCTCCGCCCCGGCCTACGTGGCAGCAGGCCGTGAGCGCGTGCCGTTCGTCGTGCACGAGGCCAACGCGAAGCCGGGCCTCGCGAACGTGCTGGGTGCTCGACGCGCCGCGGCCACGGGAGTCGCATTCGCCGGAACCCCCCTGCGCGGCGGCGAGGTGGTCGGCATGCCGCTGCGTCGAGAGGTCATCGAGCTCGACCGCGCGGCCTCTCGCGATGAGGCCGCCGCGCACTTCGGGCTCGACCCGGCGCGCCCGGTCCTTCTCGTCTTCGGCGGGTCGCTGGGGGCCCAGAGGCTGAACGAGGCCATCGCAGACTCCTGGGGCGACATCCTGGCCGCCGACTGGCAGCTGCTGCACGTCACGGGCGAACGCAGTGATCTGGCCGACCCCGAGGTGCCGGGATACACCATGCGCCGATACGTCGACCGGATGGACCTCGGCTTCGCGCTCGCCGACCTCATCGTGTCCCGTTCCGGCGCAGCCACCGTGAGCGAGATCAGCGCCCTGGGGATCCCCGCGCTGTACGTGCCGTACTCCGTCGGCAACGGGGAGCAGCGACTGAACGCGGCGTCCGCCGTGGCAGCCGGGGCCGCTCGTCTTCTCGACGACGCCACCTTCGACGGCGACGCGGTGCGCCGCCTCGTGATCCCCGTCATGAACGATCCGCAGCAGCTCACGGCCATGCAGTCCGCCGCCGAGCAGGTGGGCACCCGCACCGGCACGGAGAACGTCGTCGCACTCGTGGATCGCGCCCTCCGGTCCTCCTGA
- a CDS encoding UDP-N-acetylmuramoyl-tripeptide--D-alanyl-D-alanine ligase translates to MIALSLAEIAAVLGGDLRLAGSATADTVIDGVVDTDSRTMAPGSVFVAKPGAETDGHRFVGAALAAGAALAIVEHPVDEEITQIVVPDVIVALADLAREVVARVRAAGDLKIVGITGSNGKTTTKNFLARILSDEGETIAPINSYNNEVGAPVTMLRITHGTRFLVSEFGADGPGSIARLAGLVEPDVAVVLMVGMAHAGGFGGIEATAKAKSELVAAARPTGTAVLNVDDSRVAAMGALATSRGMRVVGFGQSDAADVQAHDLEVTASGTSCVIHAAGERLPLRLQVLGAHHVGNALAAIAAAGVLGVSTADAIDRLETVEIAERWRMQPMGSDRVRIINDAYNASPDSMAAALRTLAQITGPDERTVAVLGAMSELGETAGEEHDRIGLLAVRLNIQRIVVVGPEARRLFISAIGEGSWDSEAVFFADQDAAFEYLRSELRDGDRVLVKSSNSVGLRHLGDRLGELFS, encoded by the coding sequence ATGATCGCCCTGTCGCTTGCTGAGATCGCCGCCGTCCTCGGGGGTGATCTCCGCCTCGCCGGTTCTGCCACCGCCGACACCGTCATCGACGGTGTCGTGGACACGGACTCGCGCACCATGGCCCCCGGCTCCGTGTTCGTCGCGAAGCCGGGCGCGGAGACGGACGGACACCGGTTCGTCGGCGCTGCGCTCGCTGCGGGGGCAGCGCTCGCGATCGTCGAGCACCCGGTCGACGAGGAGATCACCCAGATCGTCGTCCCTGACGTCATCGTCGCCCTCGCCGATCTCGCCCGCGAGGTCGTCGCCCGCGTTCGCGCAGCCGGAGACCTCAAGATCGTCGGGATCACGGGGTCGAACGGCAAGACGACGACGAAGAACTTCCTCGCCCGCATCCTCTCCGACGAAGGCGAGACGATCGCCCCCATCAACTCGTACAACAACGAGGTGGGCGCGCCCGTCACCATGCTGCGCATCACGCACGGCACGCGGTTCCTCGTCAGCGAGTTCGGAGCCGACGGGCCCGGCAGCATCGCCCGCCTCGCCGGACTCGTCGAGCCGGACGTCGCTGTGGTGCTGATGGTCGGCATGGCGCACGCGGGCGGCTTCGGCGGTATCGAGGCGACGGCCAAGGCCAAGTCCGAGCTCGTCGCCGCCGCGAGGCCCACGGGAACGGCGGTGCTCAACGTCGACGACTCACGCGTCGCGGCGATGGGCGCGCTCGCGACGTCCCGCGGGATGCGGGTCGTCGGCTTCGGTCAGAGCGACGCGGCCGATGTCCAGGCGCACGACCTCGAGGTCACGGCATCCGGCACCTCGTGTGTCATCCACGCGGCGGGGGAGCGTCTTCCGCTCCGCCTGCAGGTGCTCGGCGCCCACCACGTCGGCAACGCCCTGGCGGCCATCGCCGCCGCCGGCGTTCTCGGGGTGTCGACGGCCGACGCGATCGACCGTCTCGAGACGGTCGAGATCGCGGAGCGCTGGCGTATGCAGCCCATGGGCAGCGACCGCGTGCGCATCATCAACGACGCCTACAACGCCAGCCCGGACTCGATGGCCGCAGCGCTGCGGACTCTCGCGCAGATCACCGGTCCCGACGAGCGGACGGTCGCCGTGCTCGGCGCCATGAGCGAGCTCGGCGAGACCGCGGGCGAGGAGCACGACCGGATCGGTCTGCTCGCCGTGCGTCTGAACATCCAGCGCATCGTCGTCGTCGGCCCCGAGGCCCGCCGCCTCTTCATCTCCGCGATCGGCGAAGGATCCTGGGACAGCGAGGCCGTGTTCTTCGCTGACCAGGATGCCGCGTTCGAGTACCTGCGCTCCGAACTCCGCGACGGCGACCGGGTGCTCGTGAAGTCCTCCAATTCCGTAGGGCTCCGGCACCTCGGCGATCGTCTGGGAGAATTGTTCTCGTGA